One window of the Candidatus Woesearchaeota archaeon genome contains the following:
- a CDS encoding 50S ribosomal protein L14, with protein sequence MQPVKAKVTKGLNVGSYVDTCDNSGAKVIKITSVLRSKTVKGRIPRCGVGDLVMAAVKRGRPDMRKQVVFAIIVRQKKEYRRPDGMRIKFEDNSAVVLKDEKGNPKGTIFKGAIAKEAAERWPGIAKVASLIL encoded by the coding sequence ATGCAGCCAGTAAAAGCCAAAGTCACCAAGGGACTAAACGTCGGCAGCTATGTTGATACCTGCGACAATTCAGGCGCCAAGGTAATCAAGATTACATCGGTGCTTAGATCAAAGACAGTCAAAGGAAGAATCCCCAGATGCGGGGTCGGCGACTTGGTAATGGCCGCTGTGAAGAGAGGCAGGCCGGACATGAGGAAACAGGTTGTATTTGCAATCATAGTCAGGCAAAAGAAGGAGTACAGAAGGCCTGATGGGATGAGAATCAAGTTCGAGGACAATTCAGCTGTTGTGCTCAAGGATGAAAAGGGAAACCCCAAAGGGACAATATTCAAGGGCGCAATAGCAAAAGAGGCTGCAGAAAGATGGCCCGGCATCGCCAAGGTGGCCAGCCTGATATTATGA
- the secY gene encoding preprotein translocase subunit SecY, which produces MGFFDNILGNLPEVRGPTQKRLSFKEKMKWTGIVLVLFFILGLIPLFGLGANELSRFEFLSIILGAEFGSIISLGIGPIVTASIVLQLLNGSGIVKFDLTSHEGKKRFQGVQKMLSFFFIIFEAAIYVFMGGLSPASNLPSQMYLQMEIFLIIQIFIGGLLIMFMDEVVSKWGFGSGISLFIAAGVSKQIFIRALSWLPSPTNPDIATGAIPALFQSLGRGQPDTAILMLSTVVVTIVIFVMAVYGQAMKVEIPLSFGRVRGHGIRWPLAFIYVSNIPVILIAALLANVQLWASLMQNWALKSGSAVINWISIYIFGQIETADAGHGLVQWVNPPQIITSIVTNSLRWQDMYHALGYMVILVAGSVVFGYFWVQTAGMDARSQARQIMASGLQVPGFRKDQRVLERLLDRYIGPLTIMGSIFVGILAASADIMGALSNGTGILLSVMIIYRLYEDIAKQHMMDMNPMMRRFME; this is translated from the coding sequence ATGGGTTTCTTTGATAACATACTGGGAAATCTTCCGGAAGTCAGAGGGCCGACCCAGAAACGGCTTTCATTTAAGGAAAAAATGAAATGGACAGGCATTGTGCTGGTCCTTTTTTTTATACTGGGCCTGATTCCATTGTTTGGCCTGGGCGCAAATGAGCTATCAAGGTTTGAATTCCTTTCCATTATTCTTGGAGCTGAGTTCGGAAGCATAATTTCGCTTGGCATTGGGCCAATAGTCACTGCCTCAATCGTCCTGCAGCTTTTGAACGGGTCAGGGATTGTGAAATTTGACCTGACCTCGCATGAAGGGAAAAAAAGGTTCCAGGGTGTGCAAAAAATGCTTTCATTCTTCTTTATAATTTTTGAGGCTGCGATTTATGTGTTTATGGGCGGCCTTTCGCCTGCGAGCAACCTTCCGAGCCAGATGTACCTGCAAATGGAGATCTTCCTCATAATCCAGATATTTATCGGCGGGTTGCTAATCATGTTTATGGATGAGGTTGTCAGCAAATGGGGCTTTGGCTCAGGCATCAGCCTTTTCATCGCTGCAGGCGTGTCAAAGCAGATATTCATAAGGGCGCTAAGCTGGCTTCCCTCCCCAACTAACCCTGACATAGCAACTGGCGCGATTCCTGCATTGTTCCAGTCACTTGGACGAGGCCAGCCTGATACTGCCATACTTATGCTGTCAACAGTTGTTGTGACAATAGTGATTTTTGTAATGGCTGTTTATGGCCAGGCCATGAAAGTGGAGATTCCCCTGTCATTTGGCAGGGTGAGAGGCCATGGCATCAGATGGCCGCTTGCATTTATCTATGTCAGCAACATCCCTGTGATTCTCATTGCAGCTCTGCTTGCCAATGTTCAGTTATGGGCGAGCCTTATGCAAAACTGGGCGCTTAAGTCTGGCTCTGCTGTGATAAACTGGATTTCAATATACATCTTCGGGCAGATCGAGACTGCGGATGCAGGGCATGGATTGGTGCAATGGGTAAACCCGCCGCAGATCATAACATCAATAGTGACCAATAGCCTGAGGTGGCAGGATATGTATCATGCTTTAGGATACATGGTAATATTAGTGGCTGGGAGCGTTGTATTCGGATATTTCTGGGTGCAGACTGCAGGGATGGACGCGAGAAGCCAGGCAAGGCAGATTATGGCATCAGGGCTTCAGGTTCCTGGGTTCAGGAAAGACCAAAGGGTTTTGGAAAGGCTGCTTGACAGGTATATAGGGCCACTTACAATAATGGGCTCGATTTTTGTCGGTATCCTTGCTGCCTCAGCGGATATCATGGGTGCATTGAGCAATGGCACAGGAATATTGCTCAGTGTAATGATAATCTATAGGCTGTATGAGGACATTGCCAAACAGCACATGATGGATATGAATCCTATGATGAGGAGGTTCATGGAGTAA
- a CDS encoding 30S ribosomal protein S8 — translation MLNDPLANAMSKILNAENIGMRECQTKPNSKVVKEVLKVMQDNLYIGGYEEADDGRGGIIRINLLGNINKCGVIKPRFSVKMQDFEKYEKRFLPAKDFGIIIMTTPQGIMTHIEAKKKSTGGKLLAYCY, via the coding sequence ATGTTAAATGACCCATTGGCAAATGCAATGTCCAAAATTTTGAATGCGGAAAACATAGGCATGAGAGAATGCCAGACCAAGCCGAATTCAAAGGTAGTGAAGGAAGTGCTGAAAGTCATGCAGGACAACCTGTACATCGGCGGCTATGAAGAGGCTGACGATGGAAGGGGAGGGATTATCAGGATAAACCTGCTCGGCAACATCAATAAGTGCGGCGTCATCAAGCCGAGGTTTTCAGTCAAGATGCAGGATTTCGAAAAATACGAGAAGAGGTTTTTGCCAGCCAAGGATTTTGGAATAATTATAATGACAACACCCCAGGGAATAATGACCCATATCGAGGCCAAGAAGAAAAGCACTGGCGGAAAGCTGCTGGCATACTGCTATTAG
- a CDS encoding 50S ribosomal protein L32e: MEDLKRLIELRIGLKKKKPRFVRQEGIKKKKLGVKWRKPMGMHSKLRRMLRGHPARVEPGWGSPAKAKGLSKEGLRKVVVHNIAELGKLDSKKEGAVISSNVGTRNRVEMVRKAQELGIMLLNIKAEKYLAAFESRQKEKAEKKSKESKEKETKQKEKEKKAAEKEKKEKETAADEKTPAEAGEGEASKGEKDQQKKELDRMLTKKDAS, translated from the coding sequence ATGGAAGACCTAAAAAGACTCATTGAATTGCGGATTGGCCTTAAGAAAAAGAAGCCAAGGTTTGTCAGGCAAGAAGGCATCAAGAAGAAAAAGCTCGGCGTCAAGTGGAGAAAGCCAATGGGCATGCATTCCAAGCTGAGGAGAATGCTGAGGGGGCATCCTGCACGGGTCGAGCCTGGCTGGGGAAGCCCTGCAAAAGCCAAGGGGCTTTCCAAGGAAGGCCTGAGAAAGGTAGTTGTGCATAATATTGCCGAGCTTGGGAAGCTCGATTCGAAAAAGGAAGGTGCAGTAATCTCATCCAATGTCGGGACAAGGAACAGGGTAGAGATGGTAAGGAAAGCCCAGGAGCTGGGCATCATGCTTCTGAATATCAAGGCGGAAAAGTACCTTGCCGCCTTTGAATCAAGACAAAAAGAAAAAGCTGAGAAAAAGAGCAAGGAATCCAAGGAAAAGGAAACCAAGCAGAAAGAGAAAGAAAAGAAAGCTGCTGAAAAGGAAAAGAAGGAAAAGGAAACAGCAGCCGATGAAAAGACACCGGCCGAGGCTGGTGAAGGAGAGGCATCCAAGGGAGAAAAGGACCAGCAGAAAAAGGAGCTCGATAGGATGCTCACGAAGAAGGATGCCAGCTAA
- a CDS encoding 50S ribosomal protein L19e, which translates to MKLNVQKKLAGKILGVSPKRIKLDLARLEATGSTIDDLKQSITKQDIRGFISKGVIIAKQKKGISRGRAKKTHIQKTKGRQRGVGNRKGKKNARLPGKDTWMKKIRGQRNLIRMLKDRKYISNRDYWELYAKAKGGFFRSRRHIKVFMEEHDMVKAPAQNK; encoded by the coding sequence ATGAAACTCAATGTGCAAAAAAAACTCGCAGGAAAAATTTTGGGCGTCTCGCCCAAAAGGATAAAGCTGGACCTGGCAAGGCTGGAGGCAACAGGCAGCACCATTGATGACCTGAAGCAGTCAATCACCAAGCAGGATATCAGGGGATTCATTTCAAAGGGAGTCATAATTGCCAAACAGAAAAAGGGAATTTCGCGAGGCAGGGCAAAAAAGACCCATATCCAAAAAACAAAGGGAAGGCAAAGAGGGGTCGGCAACAGGAAAGGGAAGAAAAATGCGAGGCTGCCTGGCAAGGACACTTGGATGAAAAAGATCAGGGGACAGAGAAACCTCATCAGAATGCTCAAAGACAGGAAATACATATCCAACAGGGATTATTGGGAGCTTTATGCCAAGGCCAAGGGCGGCTTTTTCAGGAGCAGAAGGCACATAAAGGTCTTCATGGAGGAGCATGATATGGTCAAGGCTCCGGCACAGAACAAATGA
- a CDS encoding 30S ribosomal protein S4e — translation MKNHLKRPYAPKRWNILRKANKFIARPNPGAHPFDNGIPLVVMLRDMAKAARNAKEVRYMMTKYDVLVDGKKRRDSKMIVGLMDVISMPASKEFLRVIIDEDGKLKAVKISDKESGVKLCKISGKKMTSKMIQLTMHDGRTIMTDKNEFRTGDSILIEVPSQKIVEHVRLEPKSMVYLVGGKHSGSTGTVEDVAQSKITYKTKDGHTYETLKKYAFVIGKSKPLVSLSEN, via the coding sequence ATGAAGAACCACCTCAAAAGACCTTATGCTCCAAAAAGATGGAATATCCTGAGAAAGGCCAATAAGTTCATTGCGAGGCCAAATCCGGGTGCGCATCCATTTGACAACGGGATTCCGCTGGTAGTGATGCTCAGGGACATGGCCAAAGCCGCCAGGAACGCAAAGGAAGTCAGGTACATGATGACCAAGTATGATGTCCTTGTAGACGGCAAGAAGAGAAGAGATTCAAAGATGATTGTTGGCCTGATGGATGTCATAAGCATGCCGGCCTCCAAGGAATTTTTGCGCGTGATAATCGATGAGGACGGAAAGCTGAAAGCAGTAAAGATATCGGACAAGGAATCCGGCGTAAAGCTTTGCAAGATATCAGGCAAAAAAATGACAAGCAAGATGATACAGCTGACTATGCATGATGGCAGGACAATCATGACTGACAAGAATGAATTCAGGACAGGGGACAGCATCCTTATTGAAGTCCCGAGCCAGAAAATTGTGGAGCATGTCAGGCTGGAGCCAAAATCAATGGTTTACCTGGTAGGCGGAAAGCACTCAGGAAGCACAGGAACAGTCGAAGATGTTGCGCAGAGCAAAATCACCTACAAGACAAAGGACGGCCACACCTATGAAACACTCAAGAAATACGCATTTGTCATAGGAAAAAGCAAGCCGCTCGTATCATTATCTGAAAATTAG
- a CDS encoding 50S ribosomal protein L18 translates to MIMSARIKTVMLRRKDKTNYRKRLRTLMSGKPRIVIRKTDKHLYVQAVKYSSAGDKVLFTISSKSLEKLGWKAGEKNLPSAYLTGLLAGKKAKELHIKEAILDIGLHPAIKGGKVFAALKGLIDAGLTVPHSAEVLPSDDRVSGKHIAEYAQKTKDRKVQFAAYAKNNVQVENMPKIFEEMKNKITGM, encoded by the coding sequence ATGATTATGTCAGCAAGAATAAAAACAGTAATGCTAAGAAGGAAAGACAAGACGAATTACAGGAAAAGGCTGCGGACCCTTATGTCCGGAAAGCCAAGGATTGTAATAAGAAAGACAGATAAGCACCTCTATGTCCAGGCAGTAAAATATTCGTCTGCAGGAGACAAAGTCCTGTTCACAATAAGTTCCAAGAGCCTTGAAAAGCTGGGATGGAAAGCTGGCGAGAAAAACCTGCCAAGCGCTTACCTGACGGGCCTGCTGGCCGGCAAGAAGGCAAAAGAGCTGCACATTAAGGAAGCCATTTTGGATATTGGCCTTCATCCTGCCATAAAAGGAGGGAAGGTCTTTGCAGCGCTCAAAGGCCTGATTGATGCTGGGCTCACAGTGCCCCATTCTGCCGAGGTGCTGCCCAGCGATGACAGGGTGTCTGGAAAGCACATTGCTGAATATGCCCAAAAGACCAAGGACAGGAAAGTCCAGTTTGCTGCATATGCAAAAAACAATGTCCAGGTCGAGAATATGCCAAAGATATTTGAGGAAATGAAAAACAAGATCACAGGGATGTAA
- the rpsQ gene encoding 30S ribosomal protein S17, whose translation MAKKSNKASGKEAKHGEAAGQGSASVSNSETSRKYNNISLRGQTFVGIVVSSKPMKSATVEIQRKHFVPKYERYENRITRLHVHNPPHINAKEGDIVKIRETRPLSKTIHHTIVEKVGEELAYKGRKMIEQEEKEKIVKKKAHEEEGQKKSKKKESSDSSDGME comes from the coding sequence ATGGCTAAAAAATCCAACAAAGCATCAGGCAAAGAGGCCAAGCATGGCGAGGCCGCTGGCCAGGGAAGCGCATCTGTTTCCAATTCAGAGACATCAAGAAAATACAATAATATCAGCCTTAGGGGGCAGACATTTGTCGGCATAGTGGTCAGCTCCAAGCCAATGAAAAGCGCCACTGTTGAAATCCAGAGAAAGCATTTTGTTCCAAAATATGAGAGATATGAGAACAGGATTACAAGATTGCACGTCCATAACCCTCCTCACATCAACGCAAAGGAAGGGGACATAGTCAAGATAAGGGAAACAAGGCCATTGAGCAAGACAATCCACCACACAATTGTGGAGAAAGTCGGCGAGGAGCTTGCCTACAAGGGAAGGAAGATGATTGAGCAGGAAGAAAAAGAGAAGATTGTCAAGAAAAAGGCCCATGAGGAAGAGGGCCAAAAGAAATCCAAGAAAAAGGAAAGCTCAGATTCATCTGACGGCATGGAGTGA
- a CDS encoding 50S ribosomal protein L5: MENPMRKIRIEKLTLNVGAGKDVNKLEKGIKLIKRITGFDPVKTFTQKRIPAWGLRPGLPIGCKLTLRKGKAAELLPRLLDAKEHVLKPRQFDERGNVSFGIPEYIDISGIKYDPEIGIMGLEVCVTLARPGFRIRRRRKMVKKIPKHHQISRQDAMTFMSENFAVKIEEE; encoded by the coding sequence ATGGAAAACCCAATGAGGAAAATCCGGATTGAGAAGCTTACCTTAAATGTAGGCGCCGGAAAGGATGTGAACAAGCTCGAGAAAGGCATAAAGCTGATCAAGAGGATAACAGGATTTGACCCTGTAAAGACATTCACACAAAAGAGGATTCCTGCATGGGGATTGAGGCCGGGCCTCCCTATTGGCTGCAAGCTGACCCTGAGAAAAGGCAAAGCTGCTGAGCTCTTGCCGAGGCTCCTGGATGCCAAGGAGCATGTGTTGAAGCCGAGGCAATTCGATGAAAGAGGCAATGTTTCATTTGGCATACCTGAGTATATTGACATTTCGGGCATAAAATACGACCCGGAAATAGGCATAATGGGGCTTGAAGTCTGCGTTACCCTGGCCAGGCCGGGATTCAGGATACGAAGGAGAAGGAAAATGGTGAAAAAAATACCAAAGCACCACCAGATAAGCAGGCAGGATGCAATGACATTCATGTCTGAAAATTTCGCAGTCAAGATCGAGGAGGAATAG
- a CDS encoding ribonuclease P protein subunit, translating to MAGKDIARHEFIGLMAEVMGAKNKSLAGIKGKVIDETKNAFIMLTEKSERKTVLKQGCAIAFELRDGQKVIIDAGILAQRPEDRIKMKIK from the coding sequence ATGGCAGGAAAAGACATTGCCAGGCACGAGTTCATCGGCCTCATGGCAGAGGTCATGGGCGCCAAGAACAAAAGCCTGGCCGGGATCAAGGGAAAAGTGATTGATGAGACAAAAAATGCCTTCATCATGCTGACAGAAAAGAGTGAGAGGAAGACAGTCCTCAAGCAGGGTTGCGCAATTGCATTCGAGCTCAGGGACGGTCAAAAAGTCATAATCGACGCTGGAATCCTGGCCCAAAGGCCGGAAGACCGGATCAAGATGAAGATTAAGTGA
- a CDS encoding uL15 family ribosomal protein gives MVYYKRKKNSRLRGSTTHGWGAMKKHRGAGNRGGRGMAGTGKRGDAKKPSIWADEKYFGKYGFFSHNGICYKAINVGYFEENADKLASSGAIKQEAGGFAVNLEEMGYNKLLSSGNVTRKFMFTAPYASRKAIEKVTSAGGKVEGLKPKKEKKAKSGKTAEKKPAAMEE, from the coding sequence ATGGTTTATTACAAAAGGAAGAAAAATTCAAGGCTCAGGGGAAGCACAACCCATGGCTGGGGCGCTATGAAAAAGCATAGGGGCGCCGGCAACAGGGGCGGCAGAGGCATGGCAGGGACAGGCAAAAGGGGAGACGCCAAAAAACCAAGCATCTGGGCTGATGAAAAGTATTTTGGAAAATATGGCTTTTTTTCGCACAATGGCATCTGCTATAAAGCAATAAATGTCGGCTATTTTGAAGAAAATGCCGATAAGCTGGCCTCAAGCGGCGCAATTAAGCAAGAAGCTGGCGGCTTTGCTGTGAATCTTGAGGAAATGGGGTACAACAAGCTGCTGAGCTCAGGGAATGTTACAAGAAAATTCATGTTTACTGCACCTTATGCATCCAGGAAAGCAATTGAGAAGGTAACATCTGCTGGCGGCAAGGTTGAAGGCCTTAAGCCAAAAAAGGAGAAAAAGGCCAAGTCTGGAAAAACAGCAGAAAAGAAGCCGGCTGCAATGGAAGAATAA
- a CDS encoding 50S ribosomal protein L6: protein MDAKNTATKKPKDETRMKGDTLLEAVEIPQGVNVAMDKRTLKVKGEKGEVARIMYDPKVRIEVKGEEVNFIAKPWSQKEKKKVGSMMAHFRNMIKGVQDGVTYKLKICSGHFPMNVAVSGKQLIVKNLLGEKIPRVLSFSENVKVKIEGEIIIIEGIDKELVAQTAASIETLTRRVGFDRRRFQDGIYIIDKNGKKAA from the coding sequence ATGGATGCAAAAAACACCGCAACAAAAAAGCCAAAAGATGAAACAAGAATGAAAGGGGACACCCTGCTCGAGGCAGTTGAAATTCCACAGGGAGTAAATGTTGCGATGGACAAGAGGACCCTGAAAGTGAAGGGAGAGAAAGGGGAAGTGGCCAGGATTATGTATGACCCGAAGGTGAGGATAGAAGTCAAAGGAGAGGAAGTCAATTTCATTGCCAAGCCATGGTCCCAAAAGGAGAAGAAAAAGGTTGGATCCATGATGGCGCACTTCAGGAACATGATAAAGGGCGTCCAGGACGGCGTAACATACAAGCTGAAAATCTGTTCAGGGCATTTTCCGATGAATGTGGCTGTTTCCGGAAAGCAGCTGATTGTCAAGAACCTGCTTGGCGAAAAAATTCCCAGAGTGCTCAGCTTCAGCGAGAATGTCAAGGTCAAGATTGAGGGAGAGATCATAATCATTGAAGGGATAGACAAGGAGCTGGTTGCGCAGACTGCTGCCTCAATTGAAACCCTTACAAGACGTGTTGGATTTGACAGGCGAAGATTCCAGGACGGGATTTACATAATTGACAAGAACGGAAAGAAAGCAGCCTGA
- a CDS encoding 30S ribosomal protein S14 has protein sequence MIKQLKANPVKLQKYLKHSAPKKRSCGEMLRKCRRCGRTGGHISKYGIHMCRQCFRDVAQEIGFKKYS, from the coding sequence ATGATCAAGCAGCTCAAGGCTAACCCGGTCAAGCTGCAAAAATACCTAAAGCACAGCGCGCCCAAGAAAAGGAGCTGCGGTGAAATGCTGAGAAAGTGCAGAAGGTGCGGCAGGACTGGCGGGCACATAAGCAAATATGGGATACATATGTGCAGGCAATGCTTCAGAGATGTTGCCCAGGAAATAGGATTCAAGAAATACAGCTAA
- a CDS encoding uL30 family ribosomal protein gives MFVAIRLRGTRGIKQGIADAMTMLNLHRKFFCSLVKNDQSSKGMLVKVKDYVTWGEASEESIRILLETKAEKDPRDNKKIKKFFRLHPPKGGFRARGIKAPYGQKGDLGYRGEKINDLLKRMSL, from the coding sequence ATGTTCGTGGCCATAAGGCTGAGAGGAACCAGGGGCATCAAGCAGGGAATAGCCGATGCCATGACCATGCTCAACCTCCACAGGAAATTTTTCTGCTCGCTCGTAAAGAATGACCAAAGCAGTAAGGGAATGCTGGTAAAGGTCAAGGATTATGTGACTTGGGGAGAAGCCAGCGAAGAAAGCATCAGGATTTTGCTTGAAACCAAGGCTGAAAAAGACCCAAGAGACAATAAGAAAATTAAGAAATTTTTCAGGCTGCATCCTCCGAAAGGGGGTTTCAGGGCAAGGGGAATAAAGGCCCCATATGGACAAAAAGGAGACTTGGGCTACAGGGGAGAAAAAATAAATGACCTGCTCAAGAGGATGTCATTGTAA
- a CDS encoding translation initiation factor: MNDICSKCGLPPDLCVCEIIAKESQKIRVFIVNKKFNKYYTIVEGIDTKSIDLKEAAKNLKSKLACGGTIKDGKIELQGDHRQAVKRILVEMGFAPETIEVR; this comes from the coding sequence ATGAACGATATTTGCTCCAAATGCGGCTTGCCTCCGGACCTGTGCGTCTGCGAGATAATCGCAAAGGAAAGCCAGAAAATCAGGGTTTTCATTGTCAATAAAAAATTCAACAAGTATTATACTATAGTGGAGGGGATTGACACAAAATCAATCGACCTCAAGGAAGCGGCCAAGAACCTGAAGTCCAAGCTGGCCTGCGGCGGGACAATCAAGGATGGCAAGATTGAGCTTCAAGGCGACCACAGGCAGGCCGTGAAGAGGATACTCGTCGAGATGGGGTTTGCCCCTGAAACGATTGAGGTCCGATAG
- the rplX gene encoding 50S ribosomal protein L24 — translation MEKKFSSKWKASTKPRKQRKYSFNAPLHLKGKMLHSHLSKDLRNKHGKRSIRVKVGDKVKVMKGQFRGKIGKIASVDLKATRLQVEGIEIIKKDGSKVAFFMHPSNVMITELNTDDKNRMKRLEAKK, via the coding sequence ATGGAAAAAAAATTTTCAAGCAAATGGAAGGCAAGCACAAAGCCAAGGAAGCAGAGAAAGTACAGCTTCAATGCGCCACTGCACCTAAAAGGAAAAATGCTCCATTCGCACCTTTCAAAAGACCTCAGGAATAAGCACGGGAAAAGGTCTATCAGGGTCAAGGTTGGGGACAAAGTGAAGGTTATGAAAGGCCAGTTCAGGGGAAAGATTGGAAAAATCGCATCCGTCGACCTCAAAGCCACAAGGCTCCAGGTAGAGGGAATTGAAATAATCAAGAAGGACGGCAGCAAGGTGGCATTTTTCATGCATCCATCCAATGTCATGATTACAGAGCTCAACACTGATGACAAGAATAGAATGAAAAGACTGGAGGCCAAAAAATGA
- the rpmC gene encoding 50S ribosomal protein L29, whose amino-acid sequence MKFKEIKAMDREQLNEKMAEVKKDLIKSNAQVATGTVPKSPGQIRQMKKTVAKIMTAMNQKMRDKKE is encoded by the coding sequence ATGAAATTCAAGGAAATAAAGGCAATGGACAGGGAACAGCTGAACGAAAAGATGGCTGAAGTGAAAAAAGACCTGATAAAGAGCAATGCGCAGGTCGCGACAGGGACTGTTCCAAAAAGCCCCGGCCAAATCAGGCAGATGAAAAAAACAGTGGCCAAGATAATGACGGCCATGAACCAAAAAATGAGGGACAAAAAAGAATGA
- the rpsE gene encoding 30S ribosomal protein S5: MNEEENIVVDAEETQEVTVEVIEEPEIAAGKVEKGQIDVSKWNPKTELGRNVKSGKVADIGTILDAGMKILEPEIVDMLLPNMEVELLLIGQSKGKFGGGQRRVFRQTQKKTAEGNKPHFATIAVVGNGDGYVGVGYGKSKETVPAREKAIRNAKMAVIKVRRGSGSWEDARTEPNSIPFAVTGKCGSSIITLIPAPKGTGLIIESQCAKILKAAGIKDIWSLTRGQTNTKMNLIAACVSALRKLSEMKIRADHKESLSIREGRIAG; the protein is encoded by the coding sequence ATGAACGAAGAAGAAAATATTGTTGTTGATGCGGAAGAAACACAGGAAGTGACTGTTGAGGTAATCGAAGAACCTGAAATTGCAGCCGGAAAGGTTGAAAAGGGCCAGATTGATGTTTCCAAGTGGAACCCCAAGACAGAGCTCGGCAGGAATGTAAAATCAGGCAAAGTTGCTGATATTGGCACGATTCTTGACGCAGGCATGAAGATATTGGAGCCTGAAATTGTGGACATGCTCCTTCCAAACATGGAAGTTGAGCTGCTGCTTATTGGGCAATCAAAGGGCAAATTCGGGGGCGGACAGAGAAGGGTATTCAGGCAGACACAGAAAAAAACCGCAGAAGGAAACAAGCCCCATTTTGCAACAATTGCTGTTGTTGGCAATGGCGACGGCTATGTTGGCGTTGGCTATGGCAAAAGCAAGGAAACAGTCCCTGCCAGGGAAAAGGCCATCAGGAATGCCAAAATGGCTGTTATCAAGGTCAGGAGGGGATCAGGCTCATGGGAAGACGCAAGAACTGAGCCGAACAGCATACCGTTTGCCGTGACTGGCAAATGCGGCTCATCAATCATCACACTTATACCTGCGCCGAAAGGCACTGGGCTGATAATTGAATCGCAGTGCGCCAAAATACTTAAGGCAGCTGGCATAAAGGATATCTGGTCATTGACCAGGGGCCAGACCAACACAAAAATGAACCTCATTGCTGCATGTGTCAGTGCCCTGAGAAAATTAAGTGAAATGAAAATCAGGGCGGACCATAAGGAGAGCCTCAGCATAAGGGAAGGCAGGATTGCGGGATAA
- a CDS encoding DUF106 domain-containing protein — MAFLDSVLSPILQYNPAIVIISLSIILSVLITLIYKWMTDQSLMKSLKDDIKKSQEDMKKHKDNPKKMLEIQKSAMEKNMKYMMHSMKPTLITFIPLILVFGWLNAHYTYDPIAPGQEFALSAQFENMDGTEATILPTEGIEIIGEAVQKVDNGMASWKLKGTKGEHLLQIEVNGKRYDKDVIISDINEYSAPAKPINQDSIKSINIEVRKLRVFGEDFKIINWHPGWLGVYIITSIIFSMTLRKLLKLH, encoded by the coding sequence ATGGCATTTCTTGACAGCGTATTATCCCCGATATTGCAATACAATCCAGCAATAGTGATTATCTCGCTTTCAATCATTCTTTCAGTGCTCATTACATTAATTTACAAATGGATGACTGACCAGTCGCTCATGAAATCCCTGAAGGATGACATAAAGAAGTCCCAGGAAGACATGAAAAAGCACAAGGACAACCCAAAAAAAATGCTGGAAATCCAGAAATCGGCCATGGAAAAAAATATGAAATACATGATGCATTCCATGAAGCCGACCCTGATAACATTTATCCCATTGATTCTCGTTTTTGGCTGGCTTAATGCGCATTACACATATGACCCAATTGCCCCTGGCCAGGAATTCGCGCTGAGTGCGCAATTCGAAAATATGGACGGCACAGAGGCAACAATCTTGCCCACCGAAGGGATCGAGATTATAGGCGAGGCTGTTCAGAAAGTTGACAACGGCATGGCCAGCTGGAAGCTTAAAGGAACAAAAGGCGAGCATTTGCTCCAGATTGAGGTCAATGGAAAGAGATATGACAAGGATGTCATAATATCAGATATTAATGAGTATTCTGCGCCTGCCAAGCCAATAAACCAGGACAGCATCAAATCCATAAATATTGAAGTGCGCAAGCTTAGGGTTTTCGGGGAAGACTTCAAAATCATAAACTGGCATCCGGGATGGCTCGGTGTCTACATCATTACATCAATAATTTTCAGCATGACACTGAGAAAGCTGCTAAAGCTGCATTAG